One Lycium barbarum isolate Lr01 chromosome 5, ASM1917538v2, whole genome shotgun sequence genomic window carries:
- the LOC132641282 gene encoding uncharacterized protein LOC132641282 — protein MGPIVLTQLGLSVLAGAALVKSVMDQKTMMGPGSGQFPRCSRCNGTGRVSCMCSRWSDGDVGCRTCSGSGRMACNSCGGTGMGRPIPVQISVRPPNRSI, from the coding sequence ATGGGTCCAATTGTTCTAACACAATTAGGTCTTAGTGTATTAGCAGGTGCAGCTTTGGTTAAATCAGTTATGGACCAGAAAACCATGATGGGTCCGGGTTCGGGTCAGTTTCCTCGGTGCTCCAGGTGTAATGGAACGGGTCGGGTTTCTTGCATGTGTTCACGTTGGTCAGATGGTGATGTGGGTTGTCGGACTTGTTCCGGGTCGGGTCGGATGGCTTGTAACAGCTGTGGTGGTACAGGTATGGGTCGTCCAATTCCGGTTCAAATATCCGTTCGTCCTCCTAACCGTTCAATTTAA